A genomic region of Candidatus Pseudomonas phytovorans contains the following coding sequences:
- a CDS encoding DUF4174 domain-containing protein: MLARSLTLATLLVVASPLFAADSDAPLAKELGKARPLVVIAPSSADPTLRGLNKALEDPATQAAFKERNLVLYSVANMMGMREDKNLEQQTTMALIRELKLGASKGTKVILVGKDGERHMLKDDDSGGAIDPQVILKAVDELPASEKAVAAPEPVAAAAAAETKAKDSKPAKPVKPAKPAAPPKPLED, translated from the coding sequence ATGCTTGCCCGGTCACTGACCCTCGCCACCCTGCTCGTCGTAGCTTCCCCGCTGTTTGCCGCCGACAGCGATGCGCCGCTGGCCAAGGAACTGGGGAAGGCCCGGCCATTGGTGGTCATCGCGCCCAGCAGTGCCGACCCCACCTTGCGCGGGTTGAACAAGGCGCTTGAAGACCCGGCTACCCAGGCCGCCTTCAAGGAGCGCAACCTGGTGCTGTACAGCGTTGCCAACATGATGGGCATGCGCGAAGACAAGAACCTCGAACAGCAGACCACCATGGCCCTGATCCGTGAACTGAAACTGGGTGCGAGCAAGGGCACCAAGGTGATACTGGTGGGCAAGGACGGTGAGCGGCACATGCTCAAGGATGACGACAGTGGCGGAGCCATAGACCCGCAGGTAATCCTCAAGGCTGTCGATGAACTGCCCGCCAGCGAAAAGGCCGTGGCTGCACCTGAGCCGGTGGCAGCGGCAGCGGCAGCGGAAACCAAAGCCAAAGACAGCAAACCCGCCAAGCCGGTCAAACCGGCCAAGCCTGCAGCACCACCAAAGCCGCTGGAAGACTGA
- a CDS encoding NEL-type E3 ubiquitin ligase domain-containing protein, whose protein sequence is MLDPTRSPTPQQPGVAADEMFHDALIRQRLPAWLGLATVRQLQQLTQAMTLSLYFRQRTNDVLQRIEPLDQFTRARLQKDLQQRLGVNIDVGKWTMRVGTREPVIGSQPVGWHLSQARYAQIPLLEAALRNFTPEQASAEGQPPGNCLLAPHGETVQLPSATLFADWCRSLDLGKSYQAHLRQVLELPEGADTSQPAFASVLGRSLRYAIRVDAHAAWIKGDISEAEHSLLADLCALRGRLCLDGRPVIAKRLELLGCDLQQIVVLDVRDERLSPLITTTHRVLVHIPGDPHYPWRAYPSLRHFANALGKNLRTVPYQRFFSRFVRRRDSQRFFTAVAEGYANVSDLANIALDEHMHAYPGALFDSLAGLRITQIKDDAAMIAVPTASLDAQVQRAHDQRLEAEGWALLNLAGMFVPIIGLGLLAVTAWELLGEVYHGIEAWHEGDTSEALDHLLSVASDVAMMAAIAAGASLTRNLWSRSAVVDSLVPARLEDGSVRLWKQDLAPFRSTAPPAGALQAEGNIHRLGDQAWVWMDGHYYPVVVEADGRQVRLRPFAGHAPSLLDNGAGAWRLWSEQPGQWQPSGYLLRRLGERFALFDDDQLDLLQLAQGLHDDQLRAMLVHGQSPSAALLDTAQRISLEQRVRTAIADLRAGIRGDIELLQHIDAFPGASQLHDSALAELAWSRRRSLFSRVYAAAQPAESMGQHTLCRQFSRLPANVAAELLRTATVPERMSLEQQGRVGLRLAEAARAATHEVRVARVFEALHLDTPQNADLARTALGLARYLPGAASGPRVQLFEGTLQGPLLFGEAPSAADFALVHLAGDFQLYDARGVEVGLPGELFDVLAGAYDQRQRDTLAVSEPFAHNLRVLLGREAAQRRNEVEHILGRPVQTGWFRMPHRLPGNRLGYPLSGRSPGASAWRGRPQALYAMVRALYPAFTDAEVLAWLHEVQREGLDAGQELARLGQQLETLDSTLHNWVRMGTSSAQRAERRYLRETLVNCWQRRAARGAHEPGVPTGYRLSIWSVNLENLPELPATISFSFVHELSMMGLGLRAVDAGFLRAFPSLRVLELSNNALTRLPSGLERLANLRELDLYGNHITLDTRQAMTLANQVTLRYLNLSHNPLGRVFPLFRLDRVSRLHLRGTGITEFPPALLDRLDLTIADLRDNQLTELPSRLFQAPSRIGSSILLQGNPLSAQSARRLQAYQQAVGAPLQTDVAQSTVSLRQRWLDAADSELRPQQSSAWDELEAEEGGEAFFRILQRLPETADFRDRRQALANRLFAMLMAMREQATLRADLFLHARENLTCQDSVALCFSNMEVRMLVWRARVDAGTGGQERALLQLGRQLWRLDQVDRIAVDDIRVRRAQGADPDEIEIGLAYRLALREALDLPGQPGDMLFDEVAGLDEQRVLAALAQVRRAETNEALARALVAQDFWQTHLEHVECTAFDRLDAPFHQRLEALMEDQSVAEGERLQRIDQLHRERQLARTGLMSRLTLARLELVPEQVEPSVSPSGSSS, encoded by the coding sequence ATGCTCGACCCTACCAGAAGCCCTACGCCACAACAGCCCGGTGTGGCGGCAGACGAAATGTTCCACGACGCGCTGATTCGCCAGCGCCTGCCTGCCTGGCTGGGCCTGGCCACTGTCCGGCAGTTGCAGCAGCTCACGCAAGCCATGACGCTCAGCCTCTATTTTCGCCAGCGCACGAATGATGTGTTGCAACGCATCGAGCCGCTGGATCAGTTCACCCGGGCGCGGCTGCAAAAGGACCTGCAGCAACGTCTGGGTGTCAACATCGATGTGGGAAAATGGACGATGCGGGTGGGTACCCGCGAACCGGTGATCGGCTCGCAACCGGTAGGCTGGCACCTCAGCCAGGCCCGGTATGCGCAAATTCCGTTGCTGGAGGCGGCGTTGCGCAACTTCACGCCCGAGCAAGCCAGCGCCGAGGGCCAACCGCCGGGTAACTGCCTGCTTGCGCCGCATGGCGAAACGGTGCAGTTGCCCAGTGCCACGCTGTTCGCTGACTGGTGCCGTAGCCTGGACCTGGGCAAGTCGTACCAGGCGCATCTGCGCCAGGTACTGGAGTTACCGGAGGGGGCAGACACCTCGCAGCCGGCATTCGCCTCGGTGCTGGGCCGCTCATTGCGTTATGCCATACGGGTCGATGCCCATGCAGCATGGATCAAGGGTGATATCAGCGAGGCGGAACACAGTCTGCTGGCCGACCTGTGCGCGCTGCGTGGGCGGTTGTGCCTTGATGGTCGTCCGGTGATTGCCAAACGCCTGGAGTTGCTCGGCTGCGACCTGCAACAGATCGTCGTGCTGGATGTGCGTGATGAACGCCTGAGCCCGTTGATAACCACCACGCATCGGGTGCTTGTGCATATCCCAGGCGACCCCCACTACCCTTGGCGCGCCTACCCGAGCCTGCGTCACTTTGCCAATGCATTGGGCAAAAACCTGCGCACGGTTCCCTATCAACGCTTCTTCAGCCGTTTCGTCCGGCGCCGGGACAGCCAACGCTTCTTCACTGCGGTGGCCGAAGGCTATGCCAACGTGTCGGACCTTGCCAACATCGCCCTCGATGAGCATATGCATGCCTATCCCGGAGCGCTGTTCGACAGCCTGGCTGGCTTGCGCATCACGCAGATCAAGGATGATGCCGCAATGATTGCCGTGCCCACTGCCAGCCTCGATGCACAGGTACAGCGCGCACACGATCAGCGACTTGAGGCAGAGGGCTGGGCTCTGCTCAACCTGGCAGGCATGTTCGTGCCGATTATCGGTCTCGGCTTGCTGGCCGTCACCGCCTGGGAACTGCTGGGCGAGGTTTACCACGGTATCGAGGCGTGGCATGAGGGTGATACCAGCGAAGCCCTGGATCACCTGCTGAGTGTTGCCAGCGATGTTGCGATGATGGCGGCGATTGCGGCAGGTGCCAGCCTGACGCGCAACCTGTGGTCACGCTCCGCGGTGGTCGACAGCCTGGTACCCGCCCGCCTGGAGGATGGCAGCGTGCGTTTGTGGAAGCAGGACCTGGCGCCGTTTCGCAGCACTGCGCCACCGGCCGGCGCGTTGCAGGCTGAGGGCAATATCCATCGCCTTGGCGATCAGGCCTGGGTGTGGATGGACGGTCACTACTACCCGGTGGTCGTGGAGGCTGATGGCCGCCAGGTGCGCCTGCGCCCGTTCGCCGGGCACGCGCCATCACTACTGGACAATGGCGCCGGGGCATGGCGGCTGTGGAGCGAGCAACCCGGGCAATGGCAACCGTCAGGTTACCTGCTGCGCCGCTTGGGTGAGCGTTTTGCGCTGTTCGATGATGACCAACTCGACCTGCTGCAACTTGCCCAGGGTCTGCACGACGACCAGCTTCGCGCAATGCTGGTTCATGGGCAGTCGCCATCAGCTGCCTTGCTCGATACCGCGCAACGCATCAGCCTTGAACAGCGTGTGCGCACAGCCATTGCCGATCTGCGCGCAGGTATACGTGGCGACATTGAACTGCTGCAGCATATCGACGCATTTCCAGGCGCCTCGCAGTTGCACGACTCGGCCTTGGCAGAGCTGGCCTGGAGCAGGCGTCGATCATTGTTCTCCCGTGTTTACGCAGCAGCGCAGCCCGCTGAATCGATGGGGCAGCACACCCTGTGCCGGCAGTTTTCCCGGTTGCCAGCCAATGTCGCGGCCGAGTTGCTAAGGACTGCGACCGTGCCCGAGCGCATGTCGCTGGAGCAGCAGGGGCGAGTAGGGCTGCGCCTGGCAGAGGCAGCCAGGGCCGCGACCCATGAGGTGCGTGTGGCCCGCGTGTTCGAAGCACTCCATCTGGACACGCCGCAGAACGCCGACCTCGCGCGCACTGCCCTCGGTTTGGCGAGGTATCTGCCAGGGGCAGCCAGCGGGCCTCGGGTGCAATTGTTCGAAGGGACACTGCAAGGGCCGCTACTGTTTGGAGAGGCGCCATCAGCCGCTGATTTTGCGCTGGTCCACCTTGCTGGCGATTTCCAATTGTACGATGCCCGCGGAGTCGAAGTGGGTCTACCGGGGGAGCTGTTCGATGTATTGGCAGGGGCTTATGACCAAAGGCAGCGCGACACCCTGGCGGTTAGCGAGCCATTTGCGCACAACCTTCGTGTGCTGCTGGGGCGTGAAGCAGCGCAACGGCGTAACGAGGTAGAGCATATTCTGGGGCGGCCTGTTCAGACCGGCTGGTTTCGGATGCCGCACCGATTACCAGGCAATCGCCTTGGATATCCCTTGAGTGGTCGCAGTCCTGGCGCAAGCGCCTGGCGCGGGCGCCCGCAGGCCTTGTATGCCATGGTGCGGGCGCTTTACCCGGCTTTTACCGATGCCGAAGTGCTCGCCTGGTTGCATGAGGTGCAAAGGGAGGGGCTTGATGCCGGGCAGGAGCTCGCCAGGCTTGGCCAGCAACTCGAAACCCTTGATAGCACTTTGCACAACTGGGTGCGTATGGGCACCAGTTCCGCTCAACGGGCCGAGCGCAGGTACCTGCGCGAGACGCTGGTCAACTGCTGGCAGCGCCGGGCCGCACGCGGGGCCCACGAGCCCGGCGTGCCAACGGGCTATCGCTTGAGCATATGGTCGGTGAACCTTGAGAACCTGCCGGAGCTACCGGCAACGATCAGTTTCTCGTTCGTGCATGAACTGTCGATGATGGGGCTTGGGCTTCGTGCAGTGGATGCCGGGTTCTTGCGGGCATTCCCCAGTCTGCGAGTGCTTGAATTGTCCAATAACGCGCTGACGCGTTTGCCGTCCGGGCTGGAGCGGCTGGCCAACCTGCGCGAACTGGACCTGTATGGCAACCACATCACGCTGGACACCCGGCAGGCCATGACGCTGGCCAATCAGGTAACGCTGCGGTACTTGAACCTGTCCCATAACCCGCTCGGGCGTGTGTTCCCGCTTTTTCGCCTGGACCGCGTCAGCCGTTTGCACCTGCGCGGTACCGGTATCACTGAATTCCCACCGGCGCTGCTTGATCGGCTGGACCTGACAATCGCCGACTTGCGCGACAACCAACTGACAGAATTGCCGTCGCGGCTGTTCCAGGCACCCTCCAGGATTGGCAGCAGCATCCTCTTGCAGGGCAATCCGCTCAGTGCGCAGTCTGCACGCCGCCTGCAGGCCTATCAACAAGCCGTGGGCGCTCCGCTGCAGACTGACGTGGCGCAGTCCACGGTTTCGTTGCGCCAGCGCTGGCTGGATGCTGCCGACAGTGAATTGCGGCCCCAGCAATCCTCGGCCTGGGACGAACTGGAAGCCGAGGAGGGGGGCGAGGCATTCTTCCGGATATTGCAGCGCCTACCGGAAACAGCGGACTTCCGAGACCGGCGCCAGGCGCTGGCAAACCGCTTGTTCGCCATGCTGATGGCCATGCGTGAGCAGGCCACGTTGCGCGCCGATCTGTTCCTTCACGCGCGGGAAAACCTGACCTGCCAGGACAGTGTGGCACTGTGTTTCAGTAACATGGAAGTACGCATGCTGGTCTGGCGTGCGCGGGTGGATGCGGGTACTGGTGGCCAGGAACGCGCGTTGTTGCAACTTGGGCGGCAGTTGTGGCGGTTGGACCAGGTGGATCGGATTGCAGTCGACGACATCCGGGTACGCCGGGCACAGGGGGCAGACCCGGATGAAATCGAAATCGGCCTTGCCTATCGGTTGGCGTTGCGCGAGGCGCTCGACCTGCCGGGCCAGCCTGGCGATATGCTGTTCGATGAAGTTGCCGGGCTTGATGAGCAGCGTGTATTGGCGGCACTGGCGCAGGTCCGGCGGGCCGAAACCAACGAGGCACTGGCTCGCGCATTGGTTGCCCAGGACTTCTGGCAAACACATCTTGAGCACGTTGAGTGCACGGCCTTCGACCGGCTCGATGCACCGTTCCACCAGCGTCTCGAAGCCCTGATGGAGGACCAGTCGGTTGCCGAAGGCGAACGGCTGCAGCGCATCGACCAGCTCCACCGTGAGCGGCAACTGGCCAGGACAGGGTTGATGTCGAGGTTGACCCTTGCCCGGCTCGAGCTCGTGCCAGAGCAGGTTGAGCCCTCAGTCAGCCCTTCCGGTTCATCGTCCTGA
- a CDS encoding HAMP domain-containing sensor histidine kinase has product MKWPRTLAARMALIFFTGLVLAYGLSFGLQAYERYISSRSMMLSNLEQDVATSVAILDRLPAAERAAWLPRLERRTYRYRLDHGLTGEAMPGSDPPMAAESIVKAIGSDYRLTFQDIPGPNAHFQAHLRLADGAPLTIDVTPSPVPVARWLPMVLLVQLAVLLLCTWLAVHLAIGPLTRLARAVDNLDPDKPGVQLDESGPREVRYAAVAFNALQARISAHLKERMQLLAAISHDLQTPITRMKLRVEVMDEGVEKDKLFSDLGEMEHLVREGVAYARSMDTSTEAPCRVNLDAFLDSLVFDYQDSGAQVARHGSTGSLLETRPHALRRVLVNLVDNALKFAGAAELEVGREGGMTVIRVLDNGPGIPGDELGEVLKPFYRVEGSRNRSTGGTGLGLAIAHQLIQAMGGRLTLSNRDSGGLCAQIELA; this is encoded by the coding sequence ATGAAATGGCCACGCACCCTGGCCGCGCGCATGGCACTGATCTTCTTCACCGGCCTGGTGCTGGCCTACGGTTTGTCATTTGGCCTGCAGGCCTACGAGCGCTACATCAGCAGCCGCTCGATGATGCTCAGTAACCTGGAGCAGGACGTTGCCACTTCGGTGGCCATCCTCGACCGCCTGCCCGCAGCCGAACGTGCCGCCTGGCTGCCGCGCCTGGAACGGCGTACCTACCGCTACCGCCTCGACCACGGTCTGACCGGCGAGGCGATGCCCGGCAGCGACCCGCCCATGGCTGCCGAGTCGATCGTAAAAGCCATCGGCAGCGACTACCGCCTGACCTTCCAGGACATCCCCGGCCCGAATGCCCACTTCCAGGCGCACCTTCGCCTGGCTGACGGTGCACCGCTGACCATCGACGTCACCCCATCGCCGGTCCCGGTGGCCCGCTGGCTGCCCATGGTGCTGCTGGTCCAACTGGCCGTATTGTTGCTGTGCACCTGGTTGGCAGTGCACCTGGCCATAGGCCCGCTCACCCGCCTGGCCCGCGCCGTGGACAACCTCGACCCGGACAAACCCGGCGTGCAACTGGATGAAAGCGGCCCCCGCGAGGTGCGCTACGCCGCCGTGGCCTTCAATGCCCTGCAGGCACGCATTAGCGCCCACCTGAAGGAGCGCATGCAGTTGCTGGCAGCCATCTCTCACGACCTGCAAACGCCGATTACACGCATGAAGCTGCGTGTCGAGGTGATGGACGAAGGAGTCGAGAAGGACAAACTGTTCAGCGACCTGGGCGAGATGGAGCACCTGGTGCGCGAAGGCGTAGCGTACGCCCGCAGCATGGACACCAGCACTGAAGCGCCGTGCAGGGTCAACCTTGATGCCTTCCTCGACAGCCTGGTGTTCGACTACCAGGACAGCGGCGCCCAGGTGGCGCGCCATGGCAGCACCGGCAGCCTGCTGGAAACCCGCCCGCATGCCTTGCGCCGAGTGCTGGTGAACCTGGTGGACAACGCCCTCAAGTTTGCCGGCGCCGCCGAGCTGGAGGTGGGCCGCGAGGGCGGCATGACCGTAATCCGTGTACTCGATAACGGGCCAGGAATTCCCGGTGACGAACTGGGCGAAGTACTCAAGCCATTCTACCGGGTGGAAGGGTCGCGCAACCGCAGCACCGGCGGCACCGGGCTCGGGCTGGCCATTGCCCATCAATTGATCCAGGCCATGGGCGGCCGACTGACCCTCAGCAACCGCGACAGTGGCGGGCTCTGCGCACAAATAGAGCTGGCCTGA
- a CDS encoding DoxX family protein, whose amino-acid sequence MKTLTHTLNTFDQFGTWSADLPLRLFLAWEFFESGLEKLNGNNWFADLQTSFPFPFNLLPAGLNWQLSMWAELILPLLLVLGLGTRLASLGLMVVTMVAIAAVHWPAHWSSLAELAQGYAITDHGFGNYKLPLIYLVALLPLLLKGAGRLSLDHWLRVRFYR is encoded by the coding sequence ATGAAAACACTCACCCATACTTTGAATACGTTCGACCAATTCGGCACCTGGAGTGCCGACCTGCCTTTGCGGCTGTTCCTGGCCTGGGAGTTTTTTGAATCAGGGCTGGAGAAACTCAACGGCAACAACTGGTTCGCCGACCTGCAAACCAGCTTCCCGTTCCCTTTCAACCTGCTGCCCGCCGGGCTGAACTGGCAGCTTTCGATGTGGGCGGAGCTGATACTGCCGTTGTTGCTTGTGCTCGGGCTGGGTACCCGCCTGGCATCTTTGGGCCTGATGGTAGTGACCATGGTGGCGATTGCTGCCGTGCACTGGCCCGCGCACTGGTCGAGCCTGGCTGAACTGGCGCAAGGGTATGCGATTACCGACCACGGCTTTGGCAACTATAAACTGCCGCTGATCTACCTGGTGGCGCTGCTACCGTTGCTGCTCAAGGGGGCCGGGCGACTGAGCCTGGATCACTGGCTGAGGGTGCGGTTCTACAGGTGA